A window of the Planococcus citri chromosome 4, ihPlaCitr1.1, whole genome shotgun sequence genome harbors these coding sequences:
- the LOC135845740 gene encoding uncharacterized protein LOC135845740: MDDHIGCATLSEEKAAKKRSKSNVQCSVFGCQGRSNVGLYKLPDAVKDPIRRNKWIIALRMGKVKKYVNVCGKHFVEEDFKPQSDRAKGKIKRLKETAIPSRNLPKSAVQKSPSNAKKASIKNRSVLASKRSLLLESLFHKHVPEALSNDSTTSISPNNIASQEDDSAAAANSDADKSDENLENTGRLLKDASLQVNTLIGNYGVKFIDIVSNDEAILTCTGIPSFEKFEQICAAVELFCHDLNLTYGQRSYKLCIRERVLLTL; this comes from the exons CTGAAGAGAAAGCTGCAAAGAAGCGCAGTAAATCGAATGTACAATGTTCTGTTTTTGGTTGTCAAGGCCG GTCCAATGTTGGCTTATATAAATTACCCGATGCTGTGAAAGACCCTATTCGTAGAAATAAATGGATTATTGCTTTGAGAATGGGAAAAGTTAAGAAGTACGTGAACGTTTGTGGTAAACACTTCGTAGAGGAAGATTTCAAGCCAC AATCAGACAGAGCCAAAGGCAAAATCAAGCGTTTGAAAGAAACTGCGATACCTTCTCGAAACTTACCTAAATCAGCTGTGCAGAAAAGTCCATCGAATGCTAAGAAAGCTTCAATTAAGAATCGGAGTGTTCTAGCTAGTAAACGATCGTTATTACTTGAGAGCTT GTTTCATAAACATGTCCCCGAAGCACTCAGTAATGATTCTACAACGTCAATTTCACCGAATAATATTGCATCTCAAGAAGATGATTCTGCTGCAGCCGCCAATAGTGATGCTGATAAATCAgacgaaaatttggaaaatacagGCCGCTTGTTGAAGGATGCGTCTCTGCAAGTGAATACTCTCATAGGCAACTATGGAGTGAAATTTATTGATATCGTAAGTAATGATGAAGCAATACTGACTTGCACCGGAATAccatcgtttgaaaaatttgaacaaatttgtgcTGCTGTTGAACTGTTTTGTCATGATTTAAACTTGACTTATGGCCAGCGAAGTTACAAATTGTGTATTCGTGAACGAGTATTACTTACGCTATAA